The sequence CCCTTGCAAACTTTGCACCGACAAACCTTACTCGATGGGAATAATGTAGACATACCTTACTGCCTGTGGATGGTACTATATTCTTGCACTGTCTATGGATGGTACTACCTTCTTGTACTGCGACGCTTTATCTGATTTCTCTCGTTGGTCTTCCCTGCTGTTTCGTATGTATCTTACTTCCCCTCAAATAAGATAGGAATAAAGGACATTAGCTAAGGAAACAGTTGGCTGATTTGATTGCTTTAAACAGCTGTGATCATTTAAGAACTTGATTGGTTGACTAACGTTCTTGATCAAGTTATAGGATAGTAACGTAAAAACGGTCTCCTCTCCATACAATGTTGTGAGTgcctgtatgttttgggagactgtggaaTGTTCGGGTTGAGTTTCTTTGTATTATTCAACATATtacccattttatagtgctatatcactaaagcatgtcACAGATATGTACACTCCACCCAGTCATATGATACTGACAACGAGaaaactagtcgtcccactcccttaatgctaaGCACTAAGCACAGAAACagaaattaacaattaaatttGTGACAGTCGTGGAGCACTTCTTTTTGTTCTCAAGATTTTCATTACCAAAACATCAGGGCTTTAAGATCAGTCCACCTTTGATACCGATCGTCTTTATGATCAGTCCACCTTGGGGTCGATCGTCTTTATGATCAGTCCACCTTGGGGTCGATCGTCTTTATGATCAGTCCACCTTTGATACCGATCCTCTTTATGATCAGTCCACCTTTGATACCGATCGTCTTTATGATCAGTCCACCTTTGATACCGATCGTCTTTATGATCAGTCCACCTTGGGGTCGATCGTCTTTATGATCAGTCCACCTTTGATACCGATCCTCTTTATGATCAGTCCACCTTTGATACCGATCGTCTTTATGATCAGTCCACCTTTGATACCGATCGTCTTTATGATCAGTCCACCTTTGATACCGATCCTCTTTATGATCAGTCCACCTTTGGGATCGATCGTCTTTATGATCAGTCCACCTTTGGGATCGATCGTCATTGTGGTCAGTCCACGATGAAGgaaaatcatcatcatattcTGTCCACCTTCGAGATGGATCCTCATCATATTCAGTCCACCTTTGAGATAGATCATAATATTCAGTCCACCTTTGAGATAGATCATCATCATATTCTGTCCACCTTTGAGATAGATCATCATATTCAGTTCACCTTTGAGATAGATCATCATCATATTCAGTTCACCTTTGAGATAGATCATCACCATATTCAGTTCACCTTTGAGATAGATCATCATCATATTCAGTTCACCTTTGAGATAGATCATCATCATATTCTGTCCACCTTTGAGATAGTTCACCATCATATTCAGTTCACCTTTGAGATAGATCATCATATTCTGTTCACCTTTGAGATGGATCATCATCATATTCTGTCCACCTTTGAGATAGATCATCATCATATTCTGTCCACCTTTGAGATAGATCATCATATTCAGTTCACCTTTGAGataaatcatcatcatattcTGTCCACCTTTGAGATAGATCATCATCATATTCTGTCCACCTTTGAGATAGATCATCATCATATTCTGTTCACCTTTGAGATGGATCATCATCATATTCTGTCCACCTTTGAGATAGATCATCATCATATTCTGTCCACCTTTGAGATAGATCATCATATTCAGTTCACCTTTGAGataaatcatcatcatattcTGTCCACCTTTGAGATAGATCATCATCATATTCAGTCCACCTGTCATCATCATATTCTGTCCACCTTTGAGATAGATCATCATCATATTCAGTCCACCTTTGAGATAGATCATAATATTCAGTCCACCTTTGAGATAGGTCATCATCATATTCTGTCCACCTTTGAGATAgatcatcatcatattcaatCCACCTTTGAGATAGATCATAATATTCAGTCCACCTTTGAGATAGATCATCATCATATTCTGTCCACCTTTGAGATAGATCATCATCATATTCTGTCCACCTTTGAGATAGATCATCATCATATTCAGTCCACCTTTGCGATGGATCATCAACATATTCAGTCCACCTGTCATCATCATATTCAGTCCACAGTCAAGCCTTTGAGGTCGTTCGTCATCATTTTCAGTCCAGCCTTTATGATTAATTGTCACCATGTTTAGATTATCTAGTTATCGGTATGTTGTGATCGGCTTCAGATTCAGGTAATCATGCAGTTGACGTGTGATAGTGGAGCGCCATTAATGTGGCATTGGAGATGAAACCCCCACTAAATTTCACGATGAATGAGACTTTGTTGTATGACGTGTGCATTTCATGCTGATAGATTGTAGAACATTAATACAACTGATAAGTTAAaagatttatgttttaattgtgtctttgtttttgttttagtttctgttctttgttttttttattatcattggttttgattttgatatagGACTAATTAAGGGTCATTTTCCCTATTTAATAGACTTAATACGACTACACTATCTTCTGGTACCTATTTCACTATTCATGTTTATCTATTAAATTTTACTCTAacaatttttatcatttgatagttaaaattgaTATGCGTGGGGTTCCTTGTTGTTTTAACTGAACTgttatgataaaacaaaattttgttgaaagCATAATTATGTATACGGGATTTTATAAAGAAAGTAAAACCTTTGATTTACTATACAGAACTTTCATTGCTACTATTTATAAACAAAGGATGGTGATAGAATAAAAGTAGAATATTGTATAAGGTATTCCCAGAAAGAAATCTATGTACTATGGATGAAGTATTTTTAGACAAGGAATGGAAACCCATTGTCCAATGTTGTATATACGTTAGACCTTTCTGACTAATTTGTTGATTAACTTTTGTTGGCGATCAGCAGGAAACTCTAACCGCTTGTTTCCTTCGATCTATACCAACCTGCTATTTACCATTCCTGGCACTCTTAACATCAGAAATTTGTATGTAAATACAATTACAAAGCCTGTAATTAGATCAGAATATTAATCAGGATGACCATATATGGTATAATGGTGGTCAGCGTTGTGACGCCGTAGCCCATTAGCCGTTGAATACACGTCAACAGATATACATATTCTGTGTACTGTTTGTGGGATGTTTTGGCCGcacatatttataattaacGACTAATTGGATTACAAGCGGAAGTGGCAGCAATGCTAGGCttctttaaatgaaaatgtagTTTTATACTAGTCAACACTAATCAACGAAGCCGCCAACGAAACACATATGAAGGATAACAGGTGACTTCAAGAAGGTAAAAAGCACACAAATAAGAAAAAGATCGATGTTTAGAGATGGCTTAAGATAATAATCAAAGAAAAGGACTGAAGGATACAGGTAATcccaggtaaaaaaaaaagatagcgATGATTACAGGCAATCTCAGGTAAAACTCAAAGATAACGATGGTTACAGGTAACCCCAGGTAAAATCAAAGATAACGATGATTACAGGTAACCCCAGGTAAAAATCAAAGATAACGATGATTACAGGTAACGCcaggaaaaaaatcaaaaataacgATGATTACAGGTAATCTCAGGTAAAAATCAAAGATAACGATGATTACAGGTAACCCCAGGTAAAAATCAAAGATAACGATGATTACAGGTAATTTCGGATGAGAATCAAAGCAGTGCTGCACAACGTATGTATCGATTCCTGTCTCTTTCGCCAGTGATGATATTTTAGTCGATGGCTCAATGAATGCTCTTTCTGAGgagtatttgaatatattttcatcaaagAAACACCAACGtgtttcattatttatataaaataataataaacttgtGAAGACTAACTAGTACTTGGTGAAAGTTTTTCTTTGACAATCTCGATTGCTGCTAGAAAGTCAAAGTTACAGTAAGGATAATTGATTTATTCACTCCCTTTTTAAAACAGTTTCCTTAAAATTTGACGAATCGATATACAATGAAAGatcattaacacaaaaaaaaatacttttgttAATTCTGAATATTTAATGGTAATCATAAACATCGattgataaaaaatgtatatgtgctACATGTAATTATCCGTTTCTATAAAAAATAAGGTATACTCGAAGCGAAAGCCAAAGATAGAGACAGAATCAGAAGGGTAAGAAAGCATAAACCAAACAGACGGAATACATTGAACCTAATGTATCTGACAGACCTTCTCGACATTTAGTCATGTATCCTTATCTAACCTCATTGATAGTTTGAAGATTTAATAAGACTATAATTGAGAGGACATAAAAGAAAATCTTTTAACTTGCAGATGTAAGAATTCTGCATAGCTTTCTTCACTCAGActattttattaaattgatttgtctttaaatgaaatcaataataattaaaatgattgtTTCAGTTTAGACAGGACAAGTTGATAGATTCATGTCGATTAGATCAATTTCGTGGCATTTTAGCCATAATTTTCTTAGCGTGGCCGTCTATTTTCATCGGTGTTGAAAACATGTCCTTTTTGAGATCTTCGTGTTCTAATAACTTGTACAAATTGGCTTTAAAACCCTTAATTGGCGAGTAAGAGCAGCATGCACCGCCTCTTTAACAACTCACCACTTATGTGAGGACACTAGAGTTATAAGTTTGAATACCCACACTCAGCCATGTTCT is a genomic window of Argopecten irradians isolate NY chromosome 10, Ai_NY, whole genome shotgun sequence containing:
- the LOC138334070 gene encoding multifunctional-autoprocessing repeats-in-toxin-like, yielding MVTINHKGWTENDDERPQRLDCGLNMMMTGGLNMLMIHRKGGLNMMMIYLKGGQNMMMIYLKGGQNMMMIYLKGGLNIMIYLKGGLNMMMIYLKGGQNMMMTYLKGGLNIMIYLKGGLNMMMIYLKGGQNMMMTGGLNMMMIYLKGGQNMMMIYLKGELNMMIYLKGGQNMMMIYLKGGQNMMMIHLKGEQNMMMIYLKGGQNMMMIYLKGGQNMMMIYLKGELNMMIYLKGGQNMMMIYLKGGQNMMMIHLKGEQNMMIYLKGELNMMVNYLKGGQNMMMIYLKGELNMMMIYLKGELNMVMIYLKGELNMMMIYLKGELNMMIYLKGGQNMMMIYLKGGLNIMIYLKGGLNMMRIHLEGGQNMMMIFLHRGLTTMTIDPKGGLIIKTIDPKGGLIIKRIGIKGGLIIKTIGIKGGLIIKTIGIKGGLIIKRIGIKGGLIIKTIDPKVD